The following are encoded together in the Natronolimnobius sp. AArcel1 genome:
- the btuC gene encoding vitamin B12 ABC transporter permease BtuC, with protein MSQSGRILSWSIGLLALLAVVVIGSAMLGPVRINAITVVQAIANHVATDMYDVPTAHQTIVMDVRLPRIILAATVGFALAAAGTVMQGFFRNPLADPSIIGVSSGAAAGAVAAIAFPALIPFSSVTIPAVIGTIEISPLQVAAFLGAIITAFTVYAIATEGGRTPVATLLLAGVAIQAFLGAMISYMLVHSGDDLREAVVWMMGHLHRSNWGDIAFALPVSLLGVGILSVYTREMNVLLLGEEDAHHLGVNVERTKILLLAVASIVTAAGVAVAGVIGFVGLVVPHIMRLIVGPDHRILLPTSALAGASFLVITDTIARVGLYGLPIVPVGIVTAALGAPFFLYLLTKREVHSL; from the coding sequence GTGTCGCAGTCCGGACGGATCCTGTCGTGGTCAATCGGTCTACTAGCGCTGCTCGCCGTCGTTGTGATCGGAAGCGCGATGCTCGGACCGGTCCGGATCAACGCCATAACGGTCGTCCAAGCGATCGCCAACCACGTCGCAACCGACATGTACGACGTCCCCACCGCACACCAGACGATCGTGATGGACGTTCGGCTTCCGCGTATCATACTTGCCGCGACGGTCGGCTTTGCACTCGCAGCCGCTGGAACGGTCATGCAAGGATTCTTCCGCAATCCACTCGCAGACCCCTCTATTATCGGGGTCTCGAGCGGTGCCGCAGCGGGTGCCGTCGCCGCCATCGCGTTTCCCGCGCTTATCCCCTTCTCGAGTGTCACGATACCGGCGGTGATTGGCACAATAGAGATTTCACCGTTGCAGGTCGCGGCGTTTTTGGGCGCGATCATCACGGCGTTCACCGTGTATGCGATTGCGACGGAGGGCGGGCGGACCCCGGTTGCGACGTTGTTGCTCGCAGGGGTCGCAATTCAGGCGTTTCTGGGAGCGATGATTTCGTACATGCTCGTCCACAGCGGCGACGACCTTCGGGAGGCAGTGGTCTGGATGATGGGCCATCTCCATCGAAGCAACTGGGGTGATATCGCGTTCGCGTTGCCAGTCTCGCTTCTCGGCGTTGGCATCCTTAGCGTCTACACCCGCGAGATGAACGTCTTGCTACTCGGCGAGGAAGACGCCCATCATCTCGGTGTCAACGTCGAACGAACGAAGATCCTGTTGCTCGCGGTTGCGAGCATCGTCACCGCAGCGGGCGTCGCGGTCGCCGGTGTCATCGGCTTCGTTGGCCTCGTCGTCCCCCACATCATGCGCCTGATCGTTGGCCCCGATCACCGCATCCTGTTGCCGACGAGCGCACTTGCTGGAGCCTCGTTTCTCGTCATCACGGATACCATCGCCCGTGTTGGCCTCTATGGCCTGCCGATTGTTCCCGTCGGGATCGTTACGGCGGCCCTCGGAGCCCCCTTCTTTCTGTACTTACTCACGAAACGCGAGGTGCACTCGCTATGA
- a CDS encoding PGF-CTERM-anchored ABC transporter substrate-binding protein, which produces MQQKFIALVAAVVLLAAVAPAAVAGAPGAPPSAQFADQQTPHSAALAQESLTCEYPLELEDGTGETVELEEEPESVVALQPSDAQVMFEIGAEDKLDGMPVGEYTEYLDADEELDISDDSGVEPVTEEVIDREPDVVLAADALAGDDVVDQLRDAGLTVYVFQTEDSLDGVAENIRLTGEIVGECEGAEASIDWMDERLEIIENAVEDEDRPLAYYPMGGGFTPGAGTFQDEILTTAGVENLGAEAGLEGWGEISEETVIEEDPDWIIYGESWDEPPVGEAVMGTTAYENEQFVTVHDNFMSQPGPLVVYAIEDIAQEVHPDAYEDAAAELEDEVGDDAETESDDSDADDGAADDTDDAVETDDAGSESIPGFGAPVAIIGALLAAFLLRR; this is translated from the coding sequence ATGCAACAGAAATTCATTGCGCTCGTCGCTGCCGTTGTCCTCCTGGCAGCCGTCGCTCCCGCAGCCGTCGCCGGAGCCCCGGGCGCCCCACCCAGTGCCCAGTTCGCTGACCAACAGACACCCCACTCAGCCGCGTTGGCTCAGGAATCGCTCACCTGCGAGTACCCACTCGAACTCGAGGACGGCACGGGTGAGACAGTCGAACTCGAGGAGGAACCTGAATCGGTCGTTGCGCTCCAGCCGAGCGATGCGCAGGTTATGTTCGAAATCGGTGCCGAAGACAAACTCGACGGCATGCCTGTCGGAGAGTATACCGAGTATCTCGACGCTGACGAGGAATTGGATATCTCAGATGACAGCGGTGTCGAGCCGGTCACTGAGGAGGTAATCGACCGCGAACCAGATGTCGTTCTCGCTGCAGACGCGCTGGCTGGCGATGACGTCGTCGATCAACTTCGTGATGCTGGCCTCACTGTCTACGTCTTCCAGACTGAGGACTCACTCGACGGTGTCGCCGAGAATATCCGACTTACCGGCGAAATTGTCGGCGAGTGTGAGGGTGCTGAAGCGTCGATTGACTGGATGGACGAACGCCTCGAGATCATCGAGAACGCCGTCGAAGACGAGGATCGCCCGCTCGCGTACTACCCAATGGGCGGTGGCTTCACCCCCGGTGCAGGCACGTTCCAGGATGAAATTCTGACGACTGCCGGTGTCGAGAACCTCGGCGCAGAAGCCGGCCTCGAGGGCTGGGGCGAGATTAGCGAGGAAACCGTGATCGAGGAAGATCCCGACTGGATTATCTACGGCGAGTCCTGGGACGAGCCACCAGTCGGTGAAGCCGTCATGGGAACGACTGCATACGAGAACGAGCAGTTTGTCACCGTCCACGATAACTTCATGAGCCAGCCCGGTCCGCTCGTGGTCTATGCAATCGAGGATATCGCACAGGAAGTCCACCCAGACGCCTATGAGGACGCCGCGGCCGAACTCGAGGACGAGGTGGGCGACGACGCTGAAACGGAGAGCGACGACAGCGACGCAGATGATGGAGCAGCCGACGACACTGACGATGCTGTCGAGACGGATGATGCAGGGAGCGAGTCGATCCCTGGCTTCGGCGCACCCGTTGCCATCATTGGCGCACTTCTCGCTGCGTTCTTGTTGCGCCGATAA
- the srp19 gene encoding signal recognition particle subunit SRP19 — protein MVENVIWPAYLDAARTRSEGRRVAEDLAVDEPSVDEIAKAVQQIGYDATIERDKAYSREPWADRGRVVVRGADDSKNDLVQAVAAYVVAMRD, from the coding sequence ATGGTCGAGAACGTTATCTGGCCCGCCTATCTCGATGCGGCCCGCACACGCTCTGAGGGGCGCCGCGTCGCGGAGGATCTGGCCGTCGACGAGCCGTCGGTCGACGAAATCGCGAAAGCCGTCCAGCAGATCGGCTACGACGCGACGATTGAACGCGATAAAGCCTACTCGAGAGAGCCGTGGGCTGATCGCGGCCGCGTCGTCGTCCGCGGGGCCGACGATTCGAAAAATGACCTCGTACAGGCTGTCGCGGCCTACGTCGTCGCGATGCGTGACTAA
- a CDS encoding H/ACA ribonucleoprotein complex subunit GAR1, protein MRRVGSVVRIAQGLAVLRADESDNTGDTSDLQNNIGTIVLDDSLEEVGRVVDVFGPVSRPYLAVTPDDDVHVPALVGSTLYAR, encoded by the coding sequence ATGCGCCGCGTAGGTTCCGTTGTCCGAATCGCACAGGGACTCGCCGTCCTTCGGGCTGATGAGAGTGATAACACCGGCGACACTTCTGACTTACAGAACAACATCGGCACAATCGTTCTCGATGACTCACTCGAGGAAGTTGGTCGTGTTGTCGATGTTTTTGGGCCTGTCTCCCGGCCGTACTTGGCGGTGACGCCGGACGACGATGTCCATGTGCCAGCACTGGTCGGCTCGACGCTGTACGCTCGCTAG
- a CDS encoding presenilin family intramembrane aspartyl protease PSH yields MNDRMRVLFAVGFVVVLFLGVQLGSLALIEPFDESGHQAVEDPENPTNSIVYFGIILVATALMLAAFKYEFERLIQALIIGVSVMISWFVFTEFIPPVVTAGSMNVLAVLAAFGVGGALLFYPEWYVIDLAGVLMGAGAAALFGISFGLLPALLLLAVLAVYDAISVYGTEHMLDLAEGVMDLKIPVVLVIPTTLSYSYLAAGSGPETLDDADEAEPNDADTTATANSPTPEANGGTGAEPAETAAGDTTADDDREFDRDALFIGLGDAVIPTILVVSAAFFLEADTVGGSLLMINAPALGAMVGTLVGLLVLLWMVLKGRAHAGLPLLNGGAISGYLIGALASGVSIMTALGL; encoded by the coding sequence ATGAACGATCGGATGCGGGTTCTCTTCGCCGTTGGATTCGTCGTGGTGCTCTTTCTCGGCGTCCAACTCGGCTCGCTCGCGCTTATCGAGCCGTTCGACGAGTCTGGCCATCAGGCCGTCGAGGACCCTGAGAACCCGACCAACAGTATCGTCTACTTCGGGATTATTCTCGTCGCAACCGCGTTGATGCTCGCCGCGTTCAAGTACGAGTTCGAGCGCCTGATTCAGGCGTTGATCATTGGGGTCAGCGTGATGATTTCGTGGTTCGTCTTCACGGAGTTCATCCCGCCTGTCGTCACGGCCGGTTCGATGAACGTCCTCGCTGTCCTCGCCGCGTTCGGCGTCGGGGGCGCGCTCCTGTTCTATCCGGAGTGGTACGTCATCGACCTTGCCGGGGTGTTGATGGGCGCGGGCGCGGCCGCGCTGTTCGGGATCAGTTTCGGACTGTTACCGGCGCTGCTCTTGCTCGCTGTCCTCGCCGTTTACGACGCGATCAGCGTCTATGGCACCGAGCATATGCTTGACCTCGCCGAAGGCGTGATGGATCTGAAAATCCCCGTCGTCCTCGTGATCCCGACGACGCTGTCGTACTCTTATCTGGCAGCCGGGAGCGGACCCGAGACACTCGATGACGCAGACGAAGCTGAACCCAACGACGCAGACACCACGGCAACGGCCAACTCTCCGACGCCGGAAGCAAACGGCGGCACAGGTGCTGAACCGGCGGAGACTGCCGCTGGCGACACCACAGCAGACGACGACCGCGAGTTTGACCGCGACGCACTGTTCATCGGACTCGGCGACGCTGTCATCCCGACAATTCTCGTCGTGAGCGCGGCCTTCTTCCTCGAGGCCGACACGGTCGGTGGCTCGCTCCTGATGATCAACGCGCCGGCACTCGGCGCGATGGTCGGCACGCTCGTCGGTCTGCTTGTCTTGCTCTGGATGGTCCTCAAGGGCCGCGCCCATGCGGGACTCCCGCTGCTCAACGGCGGTGCAATCAGTGGCTACCTCATTGGTGCGCTCGCAAGCGGGGTTTCGATTATGACGGCACTCGGTCTGTAG
- a CDS encoding glycoside hydrolase family 105 protein: MSRERPVEELLPTVASYTNDLDFEDFIQGERPMVLRGFLATDDDEHTEIAERYIDWAVRSQSSDGLMAYGSIDVVPEWDEHRIFRPIPDAGAVAVLALEVYENGGPESYLEACKRQFEYLHEDAPRSEDGGITHHMDDIELWIDAIYMMCPFMARYGQLTDTPEAIDEAVDQILVHAKRLRDPHSDLYRHIWREQPNSFPDGSLWLRGNGWFATGVLDTLDYIPEDHPKRDRVEELLVDHLESMADYQDASGFWHHLIDDDTMYLETSGTLQYAYAFVDAIERGLLEEEYLEVAEDAMNAAKTVVTTDGAVQRNAAMPGGPEAPQAINLYGQGWFLIAGKRLLESDADV, encoded by the coding sequence ATGTCTAGAGAACGACCCGTCGAGGAACTGTTGCCAACCGTCGCGTCATACACGAACGACCTCGATTTCGAGGATTTCATTCAGGGCGAGCGCCCGATGGTGCTTCGTGGCTTCCTTGCGACGGACGACGACGAACACACAGAAATCGCCGAGCGCTACATCGACTGGGCGGTCCGCTCACAATCGAGTGACGGCCTGATGGCCTACGGTTCGATCGACGTGGTGCCGGAGTGGGACGAACACCGCATCTTCCGACCCATTCCGGACGCCGGCGCAGTCGCCGTCCTCGCGCTCGAGGTCTACGAAAACGGTGGCCCGGAGTCCTATCTCGAGGCGTGCAAGCGACAGTTCGAGTATCTCCACGAGGATGCCCCGCGCAGTGAGGACGGTGGGATCACCCACCACATGGACGATATCGAACTCTGGATCGACGCGATCTACATGATGTGCCCGTTCATGGCCCGCTACGGCCAACTGACGGACACGCCCGAAGCAATCGACGAAGCCGTCGACCAGATTCTAGTCCACGCAAAACGACTTCGTGACCCACACAGCGACCTCTATCGCCACATCTGGCGCGAACAGCCAAACAGCTTCCCAGACGGCTCGCTCTGGCTCCGCGGGAACGGCTGGTTCGCCACCGGCGTCCTCGACACGCTTGATTACATCCCCGAGGACCACCCGAAGCGCGACCGCGTCGAGGAACTGCTCGTCGACCACCTCGAGAGCATGGCTGACTACCAGGATGCAAGCGGTTTCTGGCACCACCTCATCGACGACGACACGATGTATCTGGAGACCTCGGGGACGCTCCAGTACGCCTACGCCTTCGTCGACGCAATCGAACGCGGGCTGCTCGAGGAGGAGTATCTCGAGGTCGCCGAAGACGCGATGAACGCGGCGAAGACGGTCGTCACGACCGACGGCGCGGTCCAGCGCAACGCAGCGATGCCCGGCGGTCCTGAGGCCCCGCAGGCCATCAATCTCTACGGCCAGGGCTGGTTCCTGATCGCGGGGAAACGGCTTCTCGAGTCGGACGCTGACGTCTAA
- the aroE gene encoding shikimate dehydrogenase, with amino-acid sequence MDVYGIIGNPVEHSLSPPMHEAAFDACGIDAKFVTFEADPDRIEEAFRGAQALGVDGLTVTLPFKHDAFEFADVDEKAQRVGAVNTIDFTDDGPVGYNTDMTGTLQAFDHHGVSLEGAKAVVIGAGGAARALAFGFEEAGGTVSIANRTESKAHDLADDVPGASGHGLEELPDLMAEADVVANATSVGLEEDVSAAPADAWHDDLTAYDAVYKPLETRFLSDAAAAGAQTIDGAWMLLFQGVDAFETWTGEDAPVDAMNEALRSHLSE; translated from the coding sequence ATGGACGTTTACGGAATTATCGGAAACCCTGTCGAGCACTCGTTGTCACCGCCAATGCACGAAGCGGCCTTCGATGCGTGCGGTATCGACGCGAAGTTCGTCACCTTTGAAGCAGACCCCGACCGAATCGAGGAGGCGTTTCGCGGTGCGCAAGCGCTTGGCGTCGACGGCCTGACCGTCACACTGCCGTTCAAACACGATGCCTTCGAGTTCGCCGACGTGGACGAAAAAGCTCAGCGCGTCGGCGCAGTCAACACAATCGACTTCACCGACGACGGCCCGGTCGGGTACAACACCGACATGACCGGCACGCTACAGGCCTTCGACCACCATGGCGTCTCGCTCGAGGGTGCCAAAGCCGTCGTCATCGGTGCCGGTGGGGCCGCACGCGCGCTTGCGTTCGGATTCGAAGAGGCGGGTGGAACCGTCTCGATTGCGAACCGAACGGAGTCGAAGGCACACGACCTCGCGGACGACGTTCCCGGTGCGAGCGGCCACGGACTCGAGGAACTCCCTGACCTGATGGCCGAGGCAGATGTCGTCGCCAACGCGACCAGCGTGGGCCTCGAGGAGGACGTATCCGCTGCACCCGCCGATGCCTGGCACGACGACCTGACGGCGTACGACGCGGTGTATAAGCCACTCGAGACGCGATTCCTCAGCGATGCGGCGGCTGCTGGCGCGCAGACAATCGACGGCGCGTGGATGTTGCTCTTCCAGGGCGTCGACGCGTTCGAGACGTGGACGGGCGAAGACGCGCCGGTCGACGCGATGAACGAGGCGCTTCGGAGCCACCTCAGCGAATAA
- a CDS encoding xanthine dehydrogenase family protein molybdopterin-binding subunit produces MSDTESTHSSQRIDDLERADDGDSEAYTGTSEKRREDAVLLTGRAEYTDDHEPEGTVHLAFVRSEHGHADLEGIDTSAADAMDGVLGAYTWDDIAASSSPGRLPLSGLERDVPAHPVLATDRVRYHGQPIAVVVAEDRYRARDAVEAVEVKYDPLEAVVDPRTAVIDSDAPQLFEDAPDNLAMSAELGDAEATDEAFANADHIVDVDLENNRLIPSALEPRAAIAEYNAEEGFTVTMTSQSPHGHRRKLAHTLGVREGEIRVIVPHVGGGFGHKGHHHPGEAMAAWCARELERPVKWTATRSENYLEGAHGRDHRTTAELALDDDGTIRGLRTEAYACAGGYALGGGARVPGWYGKLLSSQYAIDAIHCTAHSVFTNTAPIHSYRGAGRPESIYVTERLLDIAASELEMDPAELRRKNLISSESFPYETPVGTTYDSGNYEPAMEKALEGIDYESHRNDSDSPTKSDDGRLRGVGIANYVESTGGGFESGLVRVLPDGDVEVYAGTHSHGQGHETTYAQLVADALEVPMDRIHVSEGDTASIPTGTGTFGSRSTIVGGNAIVESAEKVLRKARAFAAAELEVDPDRVDYADGTFSVASDPDATADESVSFETVAETAYGWGVPDGLEPGLEATTFYELEGTAYTFGTHACIVAVDPDTGDVEIERYLAVDDCGERVNPMIVDGQVHGGVAQGIGQARTEQVVYDDDGTLVTNTMDSYGVPRAADIPTIETDETVTPSPLNELGVKGIGEGGTIAAPPAVVNAVCDALEVDHIDMPLTDERVWQRLSDLERDE; encoded by the coding sequence ATGAGCGACACTGAATCAACGCACTCGAGCCAGCGCATCGACGACCTCGAGCGCGCAGATGATGGCGACAGTGAGGCCTACACGGGCACCAGCGAGAAGCGCCGTGAGGACGCCGTGTTATTGACCGGCCGCGCCGAGTACACCGACGACCACGAGCCTGAAGGAACGGTCCATCTGGCATTTGTTCGCAGCGAGCACGGCCACGCCGACCTCGAGGGGATCGATACCTCGGCGGCAGACGCGATGGATGGCGTTCTCGGGGCGTACACCTGGGACGACATCGCGGCCTCGTCCTCACCCGGTCGGCTCCCGCTGTCGGGCCTCGAGCGCGACGTACCAGCCCATCCCGTTCTCGCGACGGATCGCGTTCGATATCACGGTCAACCTATCGCTGTCGTCGTCGCCGAAGACCGCTATCGCGCACGCGACGCCGTCGAGGCGGTCGAGGTTAAGTACGATCCTCTCGAGGCGGTGGTCGACCCAAGAACGGCAGTAATCGATTCGGACGCCCCACAGCTGTTCGAGGATGCACCTGACAATCTCGCGATGTCGGCCGAACTGGGCGACGCTGAGGCGACTGACGAGGCGTTCGCCAATGCCGACCACATAGTTGATGTCGACCTCGAGAACAACCGGCTGATTCCCTCGGCGCTCGAACCGCGGGCCGCAATTGCGGAGTACAACGCTGAAGAGGGCTTTACCGTGACGATGACGAGCCAGTCGCCCCACGGCCATCGGCGGAAACTGGCCCACACGCTCGGCGTCCGTGAAGGCGAAATTCGAGTCATCGTCCCGCACGTTGGCGGCGGCTTCGGGCACAAGGGCCACCATCACCCCGGCGAGGCGATGGCCGCGTGGTGCGCCCGCGAACTCGAGCGCCCTGTCAAGTGGACTGCAACCCGCAGCGAGAACTACCTCGAGGGAGCCCACGGGCGCGATCACCGGACGACGGCCGAACTGGCGCTCGACGACGACGGGACGATCCGCGGGCTGCGAACCGAAGCCTACGCCTGCGCCGGCGGCTACGCGCTCGGCGGCGGGGCCCGCGTTCCCGGCTGGTACGGCAAACTGCTCTCGAGTCAGTACGCAATCGATGCGATCCACTGCACGGCCCACTCGGTGTTTACGAACACCGCGCCGATTCACTCCTACCGCGGTGCGGGCCGGCCGGAATCGATCTACGTCACCGAGCGACTGCTCGATATCGCTGCTTCGGAACTCGAGATGGATCCCGCGGAACTCCGACGGAAAAACCTCATTTCGTCCGAGTCGTTCCCTTACGAGACGCCCGTCGGGACGACCTACGACTCGGGCAACTACGAGCCAGCGATGGAGAAGGCGCTCGAGGGGATCGACTACGAGTCCCACCGTAACGATAGCGACAGTCCAACGAAATCCGACGACGGCCGCCTGCGCGGCGTCGGCATCGCAAACTACGTCGAGTCGACCGGCGGCGGCTTCGAGAGCGGCCTCGTCCGCGTCCTCCCCGACGGTGACGTGGAAGTCTACGCGGGTACCCACTCCCACGGCCAGGGTCACGAAACCACCTACGCCCAACTCGTCGCCGACGCACTCGAGGTGCCGATGGACCGAATCCACGTTTCCGAGGGTGATACGGCGTCGATCCCGACCGGAACGGGAACGTTCGGCAGCCGCTCGACAATCGTCGGCGGAAACGCCATCGTCGAAAGCGCCGAGAAAGTGCTGAGAAAAGCCCGGGCGTTTGCGGCCGCCGAACTCGAGGTCGATCCCGACCGGGTCGACTACGCGGATGGGACGTTCTCGGTTGCGAGCGACCCCGACGCCACCGCGGACGAGTCGGTGTCGTTCGAAACAGTCGCCGAGACAGCTTACGGCTGGGGCGTCCCCGACGGCCTCGAGCCCGGACTCGAGGCAACGACGTTCTACGAACTAGAGGGAACGGCGTACACGTTCGGCACGCACGCCTGCATCGTCGCGGTCGACCCCGACACAGGCGACGTCGAGATTGAGCGTTACCTCGCGGTCGACGACTGCGGCGAGCGCGTTAACCCGATGATCGTCGACGGGCAAGTCCACGGCGGCGTCGCCCAGGGAATCGGCCAGGCACGCACCGAGCAGGTCGTCTACGACGACGATGGCACGCTCGTGACGAATACCATGGATTCCTACGGCGTCCCCCGAGCTGCCGACATTCCGACAATCGAGACCGACGAAACGGTGACGCCCAGCCCGCTGAACGAGTTGGGCGTCAAAGGAATCGGTGAGGGCGGCACGATTGCCGCGCCACCCGCCGTCGTCAACGCCGTCTGTGATGCACTCGAGGTCGATCACATTGATATGCCGCTGACGGACGAGCGCGTCTGGCAGAGGCTATCGGACCTCGAGCGCGACGAATAG
- a CDS encoding xanthine dehydrogenase family protein subunit M, producing the protein MYPPSFDYHRAGSVTEALSLLAELPDATLLAGGHALLPRLKTGDAAPGAVVDVSTVAELTGLKVVDDALVIGAATTYAAALEAGTTAEDKPGTLEAHAPAVAAATRAVGDRQIRNRGTVGGNLAEAHPDSDLPAAALVADATVRIRGPDGERDVPVGEFLTGAFETVVGDDEIVTSIRIPLLGNSTADETAQSGGAYVKQTHPTSGYAMVGVAARVTIADGVLEEVQLAANGVADTAVRLSSVEDALEGTDTSADLDGCASEAVANAATDVPKARRRGDVHASEEYRSSILPTVSERAIRAAIADAGDDERDENAAGRGGETR; encoded by the coding sequence ATGTATCCGCCCTCGTTCGACTATCACCGCGCCGGCAGTGTCACAGAGGCGCTCTCGCTGCTTGCCGAGCTACCTGACGCAACGTTGCTTGCAGGCGGCCACGCGCTACTTCCGCGGCTCAAAACCGGCGATGCTGCACCGGGTGCCGTTGTCGACGTGAGCACCGTAGCAGAACTGACCGGCCTCAAGGTCGTAGACGACGCGCTCGTCATTGGCGCGGCGACGACCTACGCGGCTGCACTTGAGGCGGGAACCACTGCCGAAGATAAACCTGGGACGCTCGAGGCGCATGCACCAGCGGTCGCGGCGGCGACTCGAGCAGTGGGCGACCGACAGATTCGCAATCGAGGCACTGTCGGCGGCAATCTCGCGGAAGCACACCCAGACTCCGATCTGCCAGCCGCGGCGCTCGTCGCCGATGCAACGGTCAGAATCCGCGGGCCGGACGGCGAACGGGACGTTCCTGTCGGAGAGTTTCTGACTGGGGCGTTCGAGACTGTCGTTGGCGACGACGAGATCGTTACGTCGATTCGAATTCCACTGCTCGGCAACTCTACAGCGGATGAGACAGCACAGAGCGGCGGCGCGTACGTCAAGCAGACCCATCCAACCTCCGGCTACGCAATGGTCGGGGTCGCGGCCCGCGTCACGATTGCGGACGGCGTGCTCGAGGAAGTCCAACTCGCGGCCAACGGCGTCGCCGATACCGCGGTCAGGCTCTCGAGCGTCGAAGACGCACTCGAGGGGACAGACACCAGCGCCGACTTGGACGGGTGCGCAAGCGAGGCCGTCGCGAACGCCGCGACTGACGTTCCGAAAGCGCGACGACGTGGCGACGTGCACGCCAGCGAGGAGTACCGCTCGAGTATTCTGCCGACCGTTTCCGAACGTGCGATACGGGCTGCGATCGCCGACGCGGGCGATGACGAGCGCGATGAAAACGCTGCCGGTCGCGGAGGTGAGACACGATGA
- a CDS encoding (2Fe-2S)-binding protein codes for MSEHQISLTVDGDRETVTVEGRTLLVHALRDQLGVTAPKVGCESSKCGACTVELDGDIVKSCTILAVQADGATIRTAASHDDVLSVVQEQFHEEHGLQCGYCTPGMVLTVADLLRENPDPTDDDIRRSLKGNICRCTGYTNIIRAVQSAATELEAVSGSPPSAAVTEGED; via the coding sequence ATGTCAGAGCACCAGATTTCGCTCACCGTGGACGGCGACCGCGAGACGGTGACGGTCGAGGGGCGGACCCTACTCGTTCACGCGCTCCGGGACCAACTCGGCGTGACCGCGCCGAAAGTCGGCTGCGAGTCGAGCAAGTGCGGGGCCTGTACGGTCGAACTCGATGGCGACATCGTCAAATCGTGTACGATCCTTGCGGTACAGGCCGACGGCGCGACCATCCGAACAGCGGCGAGTCACGACGACGTGCTCTCGGTCGTCCAGGAACAGTTCCACGAGGAACACGGCCTCCAGTGTGGCTACTGCACGCCAGGGATGGTACTGACAGTTGCAGACCTCCTGCGGGAGAATCCAGACCCCACGGACGACGACATTCGGCGCTCGCTGAAGGGAAACATCTGTCGCTGTACGGGCTATACGAACATCATCCGAGCAGTGCAATCGGCGGCCACTGAACTCGAGGCCGTGAGCGGATCGCCTCCCAGCGCGGCCGTAACGGAGGGTGAGGACTGA